Part of the Aquimarina sp. TRL1 genome, AGTTCCTTTATAGGAAGAAGAATATTTTTTTCCATTGATAATCAATTTTCGAATGGTTTTATTTTTTATATCAGAAAAACGAATTGCTATTTTTTTAGTTCTGGAAGTTGTTATCAATAATGTTTCTTCTTCTATTGTTGCCCATACTCTTGCAGTAGTTTTTTTGTGATTGAAGACAGAATACGTATGTCCTTGATTAAAAGCTCCTTCTATTTTTATTTTGTTATCTCCTCTTTTGATAGTAAGGGAGGTTTGATCTCCGGCAAGCTTATTTGCAATATAAAAATAAGGAGCGTATGGAGAGGTCATGGTATCTTTTTCCATCATTAGAATAATATCTCCCTTTTTTATACCTATTTTTTTAGCGGTGCAAGTATCGCTTTTGAAATCACTTACTTTTAGACCGGGACCACGAAAACTATAGTCGTACTTAATCCCAAAAACAGCTTTGTCATTAAATATTTCCAATGAATATGGGGTGTGATTTGGATGTGCGTCTTTTGTTTTGGTATCCATTTCTAGAATGGATATCCACTCATAAGAATTATTTGATAGATCTGAAGTTTCCCAGGATATTTTATACTTGTTTCTACGAGTAGTTGTGGTAATAAAATCGATGAGTTTTTTTTGCTCTTTCTGTAGATAACTCATATCGTGATTTCCATCGACTTCACTAAAGGTAATGGCTGTATTAAATTTTTGCAAATATGAAATAGCAGGTTTAATTTGTTTTATGGGATATAACATATCTTTTTTCGTATTGATGATATAAGTAGGTTTATGATTTGAATTGGCGGGGTATAATGCATAAGTACCTAATTTATCAGCTACTTTTAGATGGCCATTCATCGCTATAAAACCTGCAAAGGGTTCTGGATGAACCATTGACATATATAATGCTCCGGAGCCTCCGTCAGAAAATCCGCTTAGAAATATTTTGTCCTTATGTATAGCATATTTAGAAGCTACAATTTCAATTTCTTTTAGAATCATATCCATTCCGACAGGATCGAACCAGGTAGCTCCCTTCTGACCATAACAATACATTAAATAGAAACCTCCTTTTTCAGCCAGTTTAATGAGCTTAGACTTTTTCATATAGGCCAAAGGGTCTTTCTTAAGACTTTTGTTGGAGATGGCTCCGTGTAGATAGACTAGTAAAGGTCTTTTTTGTGTTTTGTTTATAGTTGTTGGCGTGTATAGTATAAAAGGACGCTCTATAGTATCAAGACACTGATACGTATGTTCATTAAATTTTCCAGTTTGTCCTGATACGATTATTGGGATTATTAGAAGTATGTATATAATTTTTTTCATTTGGGATAGTATCTTTATTTGATAAGATTTGGTCTTCTAGGTAAGAGACCGGGATTTTTCGAAATTCGAAGATATAAAACTATACCTAGCAATACTATCTATTAAAAATAGATTAACATATGTGATAAAAAATAAGGAGAGGGAAAAGTATATTCGTTTCTATTCCTTTAGAGACTCAGAAGAAAGAAGGACAAGTTTTTAATCAAAAAAAGAAAGTGTAACTAATTACTTCGGTACACTTTAGAATTATATTAAGAAATGAATTATACCCTTGATTATCGATTGCGTATATGTAATGTTGTAATGTTAGAATTTTAGAATCAATCAGAAGATGGTCGATTGCGAATGGTGTTATTTTGAAACTGTTTTTCCAGCTCATAAGTATAGTACTCTCTTTTGGGTCTATTTTCAAAAATAGCTCCTCCCGTATCGATTATTTTTATCTCAAAATTTCGTTTGAAAATATAAACATCATTAAAAGCTTTAGATACATACATAAAAGCTAATAAAAATATGCCAAATCCAATCCAGAATAATTGAGATGCTAAGCGAGGAATACGAATAGGGCGTAATCTATTAATACAGTAACATATAGTTCCCCAAAACACAAAATAAATACCTAAGTCG contains:
- a CDS encoding phospholipase codes for the protein MKKIIYILLIIPIIVSGQTGKFNEHTYQCLDTIERPFILYTPTTINKTQKRPLLVYLHGAISNKSLKKDPLAYMKKSKLIKLAEKGGFYLMYCYGQKGATWFDPVGMDMILKEIEIVASKYAIHKDKIFLSGFSDGGSGALYMSMVHPEPFAGFIAMNGHLKVADKLGTYALYPANSNHKPTYIINTKKDMLYPIKQIKPAISYLQKFNTAITFSEVDGNHDMSYLQKEQKKLIDFITTTTRRNKYKISWETSDLSNNSYEWISILEMDTKTKDAHPNHTPYSLEIFNDKAVFGIKYDYSFRGPGLKVSDFKSDTCTAKKIGIKKGDIILMMEKDTMTSPYAPYFYIANKLAGDQTSLTIKRGDNKIKIEGAFNQGHTYSVFNHKKTTARVWATIEEETLLITTSRTKKIAIRFSDIKNKTIRKLIINGKKYSSSYKGTQEITIKQQ